The DNA segment TTTGAATACGGCAAGCCCATGGGTCTGAATGCTCAATTCTATGCCGGGGCTCGCTATGACAAGAGCCTGGAAGAAGGTAGTGGCCACGATCTGAGCTGTTACGGGCACTACTGGCTGGATCACTCCTACACCTGGGCAAGCCATGCAGAGGTGGGTTTTGACATCTTCCTGCCGGAAGAAGGCGATGCCGACAAGGAAGCCTACTTCCTCCTGGAGACTATCAAGTCCATTACCAACAAGTTCTCCGGTAGTGCAGCCCTGATCTACCGGAGCGACCCGGATCCCGCGGATGCAGAAGAGGCCGACCTGCAAGCACGGGTGAAGTTTATCTATCACATTTTCTAGTACCGTTTGATCTCCTGATCACGAGAGGGGGGCTTCCCAGCCCCCCTCTTTTTGCATTGGCAAGGCGAGTATGGCCTGCGCTATCGAGACAGGATCGCCTTGCCATTATTCCTACTTTCCGATAGTATTTGCGTGGCGGGAGAACCTCACCTCACTCTCCTCCCGCCCTCAAGGAACGAATATGAAGCACTGGATCTGCCTGGCAGTTCTCTGCCTTTCCCTGCCTATTCTTGCCGAACCCTGTGAAAACTGGGCCGACCACTACCCGAACCCTGTTCCACCAATTCTGGAAATGTTTGGCAATGGCTCCTCGGGAGCTTCGGCTATCTCAGGCGACCGGCTTTATGTTTCCGATGGGGTCGGCTTGAAGGTCTACGACATCTCGGATCCTGAGGAACCCCTGATTCTCTATCGAATCAACTCCGATGATGACACTTCGGGACTTTTCATCCACCAGAACATTCTCTACCTCATGCATGGGGCATTTGATGCGCTGGTCTATGACATCCAGGGCTCCGGTCCCCCTGTTCCCCTGCCCCCCCTCGGTGTCAGCGGGTACACAAGGAGAATGACTGCTTCCGGAGACACCCTCTACGCAGCGATAGGCTATGGAGGAATCAAGGCCTTTGATGTCAGCGACCCCGCGAATATCACCACACTCGGAACTTACAACTCTCCCGGTTTCAGCTGGGGAATCCATGTCGAAGACGGGATTGCCTACCTGGCGGAAACCAGTTCAGGGTTGCGGATTCTGGATCTTGGCGATCTCTCCGACATCCAGGTTCTGTCAGAGTATGCAACCCTCGGAAACGCCTACGATGTCGAACTAGTAGGGGACTATCTCATGATTGCAGAGAATGACTCTGCGCTGGAGGTCGTGGATGTCAGCGACCCCTCCAATCCGGTCATGGCAGGGCATTGGGATGTGGCCGCCGACATTGATCGCCTGGAACTCATCGATGAGAACATGCTTCTCCTTAGCATCGGATATACCAGCGATGAGTTGGAGAGTGGCCTCAGCGTGCTGGATGTCAGCGACCCTGCGAACCCCACCCTGCACTCTCAGGCAGGAGGGCAAGGAAGCGACTTTCTCTGCTTCTCGGAAAACCTGGCCTGTTTGTCCCATCAATCAAATGGACTTGAACTCTTTGAAATCAGCAACCTGTCTGACCCCTTTCTCATCAACAGTTTCGGAGAAGCAGCAAACTGGATTCTGGGAATCGCAGACTATGGAGACTATGTACTGGCCGCCGACTACAGAGCAGGAGTTCGTGTCTTCGACCTCTCTGGCCTTCCGGAAGTCAGTGAAGTGGCCACTCTTGCCTCCACTGGAAACCCGTACGGCATTACCGTCTCGGGAGATCTGGCATATGTGCCCGCGTATTCTGCCGGACTTGAGATTCTTGATATCAGCGACCCTCTTTCCCCGTCCCTTCTCTCGGTGGTTCCCGACCTTGGCTACACGATCGCCGTCGCCGTTGCCGGAAACATCGTTGCCATGGCCGACAAGAACTTCGGCATTCAGTTGGTCGATGTCGATAATCCAGAAAATCCCCAGACCCTCAGCAGCTACCCGCTGGTCGAAACTCCCAACGGAATCGCCATGCAGGACTCCATCCTCTATGTAGCAAATCATGAGGATGGTCTTCTCATCATGGATGTCTATGATCCGGAAAACCCTGTGGAGCTTTCCACGCTGGAATCACCCTCCTATTGCTATGGGGTAGAAGTTCGGGACGGATTGGCCTATGTCGCCAATTACAGCCAGTTGGACATTGTCGATGTGCATGACCCCCTCT comes from the Candidatus Krumholzibacteriia bacterium genome and includes:
- a CDS encoding T9SS type A sorting domain-containing protein gives rise to the protein MKHWICLAVLCLSLPILAEPCENWADHYPNPVPPILEMFGNGSSGASAISGDRLYVSDGVGLKVYDISDPEEPLILYRINSDDDTSGLFIHQNILYLMHGAFDALVYDIQGSGPPVPLPPLGVSGYTRRMTASGDTLYAAIGYGGIKAFDVSDPANITTLGTYNSPGFSWGIHVEDGIAYLAETSSGLRILDLGDLSDIQVLSEYATLGNAYDVELVGDYLMIAENDSALEVVDVSDPSNPVMAGHWDVAADIDRLELIDENMLLLSIGYTSDELESGLSVLDVSDPANPTLHSQAGGQGSDFLCFSENLACLSHQSNGLELFEISNLSDPFLINSFGEAANWILGIADYGDYVLAADYRAGVRVFDLSGLPEVSEVATLASTGNPYGITVSGDLAYVPAYSAGLEILDISDPLSPSLLSVVPDLGYTIAVAVAGNIVAMADKNFGIQLVDVDNPENPQTLSSYPLVETPNGIAMQDSILYVANHEDGLLIMDVYDPENPVELSTLESPSYCYGVEVRDGLAYVANYSQLDIVDVHDPLLPVTIGTVALGGANMIVRLSGDVAYVTAKYHGVHAIDISDPLDPVFLGTAQSPFQVTDVCPAGERLLYSDTYAGIFAAPVDCLDNTAVFLSRFDLQDLPGEVNLYWETEAGSNPALFRVLVNGDRELEHEELLPGVFRAVDRHEDLATGGRFEYSLFATEDGAFWNLLRSEELDLLPAGNPTRLLGAFPNPFNPRITLKFVLAEQDRARLSILDVSGREVIVLADRVFESGEQELLWDGRDKGGRNMSSGLYFLRMQSGKMQETEKLLLIR